The Aestuariibius sp. HNIBRBA575 nucleotide sequence GATCAGACACGGTGAGCTTGCCGTCTGCCCCATGCAAATCATCGTTAAACTTTTGGTTCCCCTCAAGACGTTTGAAATGCGGCAGCACATCATCCCAGCCCCAGCCGATTGCATCATTGTTGCCCCGCAACACGTCATTCCAATCGTCATAATCCGAAGGACGCCCCCGGACATAGGCCTGACCGTTTACACTGGACCCGCCGCCCAGAACATTGCCCTGTGGAATTTCGGACCGACGACCGTCCAAATGGGCCTGCGGTTCAGACAGGTGCGTCTTAAAGAACTTGGAACCGTTTTTGAGCAGTTTGAACACGCCGGGCGGCATATCCAACAGCGGATGGCGATGATGATGCCCCGCCTCTAGCAACAGAACACGCCCGCCCCCATCTTCGACCAGACGTGACGTGGCAACGCTGCCGGCGGATCCACCACCAATGACGATATGATCAAACGTTTCGTTCATCTTTCACTCCTTTGATGGGTTCAGCATCACGGGTTAGACGTCACCTCCTAGAAGGATAATCTTTCCGAACGCCTTGCCACTGGCCATCAGTTCAAGCGCATCACCCGTCTGTTCCAACGGAAATTCCTGCGCGGTTAAAACGTCGAAATCGACCTGCCCCGCTTCGATCAATTGCACGGCTTCTTCGAATTCACGGTTGAACTGAAACGATCCAAACACTTCGATCTCTTTCAGCATGATCTGGTTCAAATTGACCTGAGCGTCGCGCAGTTGAATGTTGCTGAGGATCGATACCCGCCCCTTTGGACGCACGGCCATCAGCGCCATGTTAAAGGCCGGGATCGCGCCGCTTGCCTCAATCACCACGTCAAATTGTCGATGTAGATCGGCCTGATCAAATTCACCGATCACCAGCCCCTGTTGCGCACCTGCCAAACGCGCCACGTCGACCGCCCCTTGGCGAAGATCCGTCGCTGTCACAACAGCGCCACGCGCCGCCGCACCCGCAATCGCCAACAGCCCCATTGGGCCACATCCCGTCACCAGAACGGTCTGACCCTTTGTGACACCCCCTTTGTTCAGGGAATGCAGCGCACAGGCCATGGGTTCTGCAAATGTCAGATGGCGTGGGTCAACATGTTTGGCCACAGGTCGACAACAACGCGCCGGATGATCAATCACATCGCGGAAAAACCCATCCAGATGCGGAACAGTTGTGGCCGAACCGGGGAATTTTTTGGCGGTGCACAGGTTTTCTTCGCCGCGCAGGCATGGCGCACAGGTCTGGCAATTCATGATCGGGTTCAGCGCAACCAACTGTCCGACGTCCAGATCGCTACCATTTGAATCTGTGACATATGCGCAGGCTTCGTGCCCCAAGGTCACAGGATTTTGTAGCAAAAAACCCGCATTCGAAAATTGCGAATAGTAATGCAAATCTGTGCCACACAGGCTCGCTACGGCGAGTTTCAGGCGCACATGACCATCCGCGATGCGGGTTGATTCAGGTTGCTTTGCTGTTTGAATGGCCTGCGCGGCGGTCAGTTTGGTTTCAATCCCCATGATCAGAACCCCACCGCATATCCGCCATCAACCGGCAGGTTTACACCATTCACATAGGCCGCTTGATCCGAAGCAAGGTAAAACACCGCATTGGCGACATCTGCTGGCGTGCCAAAACGATGCCCCGGAATGCGGTTTTCGATTTTGTCACGTCGTGCCGGATCTTTGGCCAGAACGGCGCGGGTCATATCCGTGTCAATGAAACCGGGGCTAACGGCGTTGCAACGGATGCCAAACGTGGCCGCGTCCACCGCGACCGACCGGGTCAGTCCCACAACAGCCGTTTTCGCCGTCACATAAGCCGCCGCTGAAGGGAGCGCCATAATCCCCCCCATCGATGCGATATTCACAATTGCACCACCCGTGTCGCGATGCAGCGAAACATAACGACCGCATCCCGCAAACATCGCCCGGACATTCACATCCAGAACCGTGTCGAATTCATCTGGGCGCACATCCCAGATCGGTTTTTTCAAATGCACGCCGGCATTGTTGACCAGCACGCTGATCGGGCCCGCTTTGGCATATATGTCGGTCAGATAGGTTGCGTCGCGATCTGATGCGATGTCGCATTCCACGAAATGCGCCTGTGATCCCAGCGTATCAATGTCACCCCTGCTGCGTGCAACGACATAGGTTTCAAACCCCGCCTCAATGAACTTTTGACTTTGACGAAGCCCGAGGCCTTTGTTGCCTCCGGTGATGACGGCGACTGGCATTTATAATGTTCCTTTGCGGTGATGGCGATACAAGGCGTTCAACGTGTTCAAAAACGTTTCGATGGGGATGTTGCGACGAAAGAAATCCGGCATGACGGCACAGACATCGTCGACAAACCCCAGAAACCAGACGTCGCGTGGCCGGGTCCAGGCGTTGTCGATCGTGTGAAATCCATTGTCGAAAAACAAAGAAACCTCTGGGTTTTTCGCCTGTTCGATCCATGTGCGCCGATTGGCAGGTTGGCCGTTATTGGCCAAATACACCCCCGATTGCACAGATTGCGACGTGATCCATTGCGCAAAGGCGATGGATGTTTCTGGCGTGGCGGTTTTGGCTGACACCCCAATCCCCGCGCCCCCCAAAATGGCGCGTGGCACGTCAAAACCAGCGCAGATTGGCAAATCAAAGTAGCTCAGACGGTGGTCGCGAAACCCGGCCCGGGCATAATTCACATAGCCGAACAAACATGGCGAACAGGCAAATTCATCCCCTGTCGACAATGTTTCCAGAACCTTTATCGGGTTCATATCGACCTGCTCATCCGGTCCAAGATTATAGAGCGCCCGCAACACGCCCAGCGCGTAATGCCCGTTATCCGGGGTCACAAACAGATCTGGCGATCGGGGCAAATCCGCCCCTCCGCGTCCTGCGACAAGGGTCAGCATCATATCAAACGCATCAACAGGCAGCAGCGGCGTGAGTGTTCGAAACCGGGTGGCGTCCGCACCGGTCAAAGCGTCCCATGTTTTGGGCAACTCAGTCGCTAAATCCGGTCGGCACACAGCCATTTGGCACGCTGCATCCAGCGCATAGGCCCAACAGCGATCCTTCCAGATATAGCTTTCTTCGGAACCGCCCAAGGATGTGCCCCGCCCCGGTTCATAGGGCAACGGCAACAGCGCACCTGTTTCTGCGATCTGCCCCACATGCGGGTGATCCAAAACGATGAAATCATATGTTTCAGCCAATTCGACGATCGGCGCATCAGCAAAGGCCTGAAGCGACCGTTTATCCCAGTCGATCTGAACCCCAGTTTGCGCGCCATACGCCTGAGACGCTGCAACCACACAATCGTAGCCGCGCGGATGGTCCCACGTCATGCCTTTTAACGTCGCAGCCACAATTCGCTCCTCCTTTGTCGGCTCTTTATGGCGCGGCGCAATCTTCATTTGCAAGTATAAAAATAATTTTGAATTATGAAAATGCCGTGCTACTGAGATAAAGACAGCCAAAAAAGCCGTCGCAACCGCAGGGATCAAACGCCTCTGTTGAGGGTTTGAAAAACCGGGGAAACGGCAATTGCAAAGGAAAAACCCGTGGGAAAATCAGACGCTATGTCGGACAATGTTGATGGCACAGAAAGCGGGATCGTCTGGATCGAACAATCCGGACCTATTGCAGAGCTCATCCTTGATCGCCCGAGCAAACATAACGCCCTGACCCCATCAATGTATCGCGACATTGCGCGTTGCTGTGCGCAGATCAACGGGGATGATAGCATCCATGTTGTCATAATCCGGGGCGCTGGCGATCGCGCCTTTTGTGCGGGATCAGACGTCAAGGCGCTGACGGGTTACGCGGATTTCTGGGCCTGGCGCAACCGAGAGGATTATATCCCCCCTATCCTGTCACTGCGAAAACCCGCCATCGCCGCCGTAAAGGGATGGGCGCTTGGGGGTGGGCTTGAAATTGCGCTGGCCTGCGATTTGCGTGTTGTTGCCAAATCTGCCGTATTTAGCGCCCCCGAAGTTGCACTGGGTTGGAACGGCGCGGGCGGTGCTGCGCAACATTTGACCCGGATGTGTGGATACGGTCAGGCGATGCGGTTGCTATTGACCGGTGAACGGTTTGATGCAACCGAGGCAGACCGCATTGGAATGGTGGAATATCTGGTCGAAGATGGCGCCGAATTGACCACAGCCAGACAAATCGCCCAGACCATCGCAACGCATTCCTCCGTGGCTACCCAAGCCGTAAAAGCTGCGGTACGATCCGCGCTGGATGTGACTGTTGCGCAAGGCTTAAAATATGAAAACGAACTTATGTCGTTGTGTTTTGCCAAAGTCGAACAAGGCAAAGACCGCTAAGCGCGGCTGAGACATAGGATACGTTAGGTTATGCCCAAGAAACCCGATACCAGCGAAACGGCCAAAAGCGGGAAATCCGCCGTCCCTTCGGTTGAAAAGGCGTTCGACATTATCGAATTGCTGGCCGGCGTCGAAGATGGCCTGACGATGAATGAAATGGTCGAATCGCTTGGTCGGACGATGGGTGAAATTTACCGGATTGTCATCTATCTGACCGAACGCGGTTTTCTGACCCAAAGTGCACAAACCGGGAAATATGCGATGACGCTCAAATTGTTTGAGCTGTCCCACCGTCATGATCCCACAGAGCGTCTTATTTCACACGCGGTTCCCATCCTCGAAAGCATCGCATCCACCACAGAACAATCCTGTCATCTGGGTGTCCTAAATCGTGACAATATCTTGGTACTGACATCCGCCCCCAGCCCGCGCCCTGCGGGTTACGCCGTGCGCGCGGGCGCCCTGTTTCCAATTGAACGCACCAGTTCCGGTCACGTGATCCTAGCATTTTCGCCCCAACAGGAACGGGATGCTTATATTGGTCGGCTGCCCAAATCTACACAGGCTGAAACGGCGAAACGCCTTGAAATTATTCGTGAAAACGGGTTCGAAGACACGCCCAGCACGATGATTTCCGGTGTACGTAACCTGTGTGTTCCCGTCTTTGATATCCGTGGGATCGCTGCGGCCATCACCACCGGTTTCATTGCGCAAAATGATCCCATCGCAACCGCAGATGAAACTCTGATCGCGCTTAAAACCGCCGCTGGGACCCTGTCCGAAAACCTGGGTTTTCGCGTCTCAGAGAGCAAATTTTTATCCGCACTCACCCCTTAAAATCAGCCAGAAAAGAAGCCCCCATGCCTGAAACCGCCTCTCCTCTTCCGCTCAGCGGTCTTCGCGTCTTAGACTTTGCCCAGTTTCTGGCAGGGCCCGTTGCCGCCCTGCGTCTGTCCGATCTGGGTGCCGAGGTTATTAAGATTGAGCGCCCTCAGGGGGGCGATTTGTGCCGGTCGATGGTGGTAAATGACCAAAAACTCGACGGGGACAGTCTTGTTTTTCATACGTTCAACCGCGGTAAGAAAAGCGTCGCGGCAGATTTGAAACAACCCGCCGATCTGGAAAAGATACGATCGCTGATCGCAACGGCGGATGTCATGATCCACAATTTTCGCCCCGGCGTGATGGACCGCATCGGGCTGGACTACGACACTGTGCACGCGCTCAATCCGCGGCTGGTTTACGGGGCGGTGTCGGGCTATGGCACCACAGGTCCGTGGCGCGACAAACCGGGGCAGGATTTGCTGGTTCAATCGTTATCGGGGATTGCGTGGCTCAGCGGGAATGCCAATGACGGTCCAGTGCCGACCGGGTTTGCGATGCTGGATGTCGCGACCGCCGGGAATTTGGTGCAGGGCATTCTGGCCTGTTTGGTCCGGCGTGGGATTACGGGCACGGGCGGGCTGGTTGAGGTGGATTTGTTGTCATCCGCCATTGATGTGACTTTCGAACAATTCACCTGTTTCCTGAACGACAATCACACCCAACCCCGACGTCATGAAATCGGCAATGCCAATCCGTATCAGCCCGCGCCATATGGATTATACCAAGCGTCCGATGGCTGGTTTGCCTTTGCCATGACCCCGCTGACCAAGGTTGCGCAATTGCTGGATGCGCCGGAAATTGGGGCGTTCACTCAGGCCGAGGCGTTTTCGCGGCTGGACGACATCAAGGCGATAATCGCCCGAATTTGCAGCCAGAAACCTGTGCAACATTGGCTGGATATTCTGGAACCTGCGGGCGTTTGGTGCGCGCCGGTTCTTGATTGGCCCGCCTTCGTCAAAACCGACGGGTTTACCGCTCTCGATCCCCTTCAAACCATCCGAACCCCCAGCGGAGCAGAGGCGCAAACGACGCGTTGCCCGATCCTGTTGGATGGCCAAGCGTTGCGCAATGACGCCCCGGCCCCAACGCTTGGTGCGGATACGGCTGCAGTTTTCAACAGCCTGACCCCAACGCGCGCATAGACGATGTTCTGGCCCCTCGAAGGATTGCTTGTTGTTGATTTCAGTCAGTTTCTGGCTGGCCCTTACGCCGCGCTTCGACTGCAGGATATGGGCGCGCGCGTCATCAAAGTCGAAAACCCGACGGGCGGCGATCTTTGCCGGTATCATTATTTGTCAGACACGCGGATTGGCACGGATTCGACACTGTTTCATGCGATCAACCGGGGCAAAGAAAGCGTATCGATTGATTTGAAAACACCCGCTGGACTGGCCTCTGCAAAACAGCTGATCGCCAAAGCGGACGTTGTTATTCAAAATTTTCGACCCAATGTTATGGAACGTCTGGGGCTGGGCTATCAGGCGGTGCGCCAGATAAAACCCGATGTGATTTACGCCTCGATCACCGGTTACGGCTCTGATGGGGATTGGGCCGATCTGCCCGGTCAGGACCTGTTGGCTCAGGCAAGATCCGGCATCATGTGGCTCAGCGGAAATGCCGGTGCAGGGCCGGTTCCGGTTGGGCTTCCGATTGCGGATATCAGCACCGGTGCCAATCTGGCGATGGGAGTGTTGGGGGCATTGTTTCGCCACGCCCGCACCGGCCAAGGCGCGCTGGTCGAAACCAGTTTGCTGGAATCGCTCACCGATATGCAGTTTGAACTGCTCACCACCTATTTAAACAATGCGGGCAATCTGCCGCCTCGGTTGCAACATGGGTCCGCACATCGGTATCTCGGCGCGCCTTATGGGGTTTTCGAAACCAAACAGGGCTATCTTGCGCTGGCAATGACCCGGCTGGATCATTTGGCGGACGCGCTGAACGTCCCACAAATTGCTGCGTTGGCAACGACCGATGATGCCAGCTTTGCCAATCGTGATGCCATTCACACCCTCGTCGCGCAGCGGTTGAAAACCCAGAATGCGACTGATTTGGAAACCACATTGACCCAAGCCGGGCTGTGGTGTGCCAAAGTGCTGACTTGGGATGACATGCTGGCCAATGGGTCCTTTCAAGCGTTGAATATGTTGCAATCAATCCATCCGGCACACATGACAGCATCCACGCCAACCCAGCTGGTCAGAGCGCCCTTTCGAATGGATGGGCACCGGCCAGCGATCAACGCAATTGGGCCAACATTGGATGAAAATGGCGCGCATATCCGCCGCGAATTTGACGTCAAATAGATCAGCGAGACATCAGGCTGGCCCTGTGCGCCTCAAGCGATGCGCGTTGTCGCACAGCGGAATAGCGATCAATTGCAACCGCAGCCAACAAAACAGATCCGCGCACGATGTCATAAATATATGGCGAAGCGTTCATCAGGTTCAGGCCATTGTCGATCAGGACCAGAAAAATCGCCCCAATCACTGATCCGACCACAGTCCCTGACCCGCCGGTTAATTTGGTGCCGCCCAGGATCACAGCCGCAATGACGGTAAATTCGATCCCGATGCCGATGCCCGATTGTAGCCCGCCGACCCGCGCCAACAGGATAAGCCCGGCAATCCCAGTGACAAAACCACTAAAGGCATAGATCGCGATTGTGACCCGGCCAACAGGCAGATTGGTTTCTTTGGCAGAGCGTTCCGAATTGCCGATTGCGCGGGCATAAACCCCCAACCGGGTCCGGCTGAGAACATAAATCCCAAGTATGACAACCACAGCAAGGATCAAGATCGGAACCGGAATGCCCCAAATCCGACCATTCCCCAGAAACCCCATTTCGCGCGGCACGGGGATGTTCTGTGCCCCGGTCAAATGGATCGCAGCCCCGCGATAGATCGAATAGGTGGCCAATGTTGTAATCAGGGGCGACACGGCAAACCGGATGACCAATATCCCGTTTAGCGCCCCCAAGGACGTAGCACAGATCATCGTGACGCCAAACGCCAACAGATAGCTTTCGGTGCTGATCATCAGCTGGGCAAACAATGCCGATGTCACAAACAAGATCGCCCCAACAGAAATGTCGATGCCAGCCGTCAGAATGATAAACGTCATCCCGACCGCCATGATTGATGTCACACTGGCCTGCACCAAAATGGCCTGAAAATTGGAAAACGTCAGAAACACGGGCGACACAACCGACAAAACCCCACCCAAAACGATGGTTGCCAGCGCAATTGCGACCCATTTTTGTCGCGAGATTAAGTCGCGTAAGTTATCAAACTGCATCGCTCGCCTCTTCTTTTGAACTGGCTGCCAGTGAAATGATTTTGACTGAATCATAATGTTCACGAGCAAATTCGCCGACAATCCGCCCTTTGCGCATCACCGCCATCCGATGCGTAATATGAAGCAGCTCTGGCAAATCCGACGATACGATCACGATGGTTTTTCCGGCTTTCGCCAGATCTGCAATGGCTTCGTGGATGTCGAATTTTGCACCGATATCAACACCTTTGGTGGGTTCGTCGAATATCAATATCTCTGGCAACG carries:
- a CDS encoding SDR family NAD(P)-dependent oxidoreductase; the encoded protein is MPVAVITGGNKGLGLRQSQKFIEAGFETYVVARSRGDIDTLGSQAHFVECDIASDRDATYLTDIYAKAGPISVLVNNAGVHLKKPIWDVRPDEFDTVLDVNVRAMFAGCGRYVSLHRDTGGAIVNIASMGGIMALPSAAAYVTAKTAVVGLTRSVAVDAATFGIRCNAVSPGFIDTDMTRAVLAKDPARRDKIENRIPGHRFGTPADVANAVFYLASDQAAYVNGVNLPVDGGYAVGF
- a CDS encoding IclR family transcriptional regulator, whose product is MPKKPDTSETAKSGKSAVPSVEKAFDIIELLAGVEDGLTMNEMVESLGRTMGEIYRIVIYLTERGFLTQSAQTGKYAMTLKLFELSHRHDPTERLISHAVPILESIASTTEQSCHLGVLNRDNILVLTSAPSPRPAGYAVRAGALFPIERTSSGHVILAFSPQQERDAYIGRLPKSTQAETAKRLEIIRENGFEDTPSTMISGVRNLCVPVFDIRGIAAAITTGFIAQNDPIATADETLIALKTAAGTLSENLGFRVSESKFLSALTP
- a CDS encoding ABC transporter permease encodes the protein MQFDNLRDLISRQKWVAIALATIVLGGVLSVVSPVFLTFSNFQAILVQASVTSIMAVGMTFIILTAGIDISVGAILFVTSALFAQLMISTESYLLAFGVTMICATSLGALNGILVIRFAVSPLITTLATYSIYRGAAIHLTGAQNIPVPREMGFLGNGRIWGIPVPILILAVVVILGIYVLSRTRLGVYARAIGNSERSAKETNLPVGRVTIAIYAFSGFVTGIAGLILLARVGGLQSGIGIGIEFTVIAAVILGGTKLTGGSGTVVGSVIGAIFLVLIDNGLNLMNASPYIYDIVRGSVLLAAVAIDRYSAVRQRASLEAHRASLMSR
- a CDS encoding enoyl-CoA hydratase/isomerase family protein — protein: MGKSDAMSDNVDGTESGIVWIEQSGPIAELILDRPSKHNALTPSMYRDIARCCAQINGDDSIHVVIIRGAGDRAFCAGSDVKALTGYADFWAWRNREDYIPPILSLRKPAIAAVKGWALGGGLEIALACDLRVVAKSAVFSAPEVALGWNGAGGAAQHLTRMCGYGQAMRLLLTGERFDATEADRIGMVEYLVEDGAELTTARQIAQTIATHSSVATQAVKAAVRSALDVTVAQGLKYENELMSLCFAKVEQGKDR
- a CDS encoding CaiB/BaiF CoA transferase family protein, which gives rise to MFWPLEGLLVVDFSQFLAGPYAALRLQDMGARVIKVENPTGGDLCRYHYLSDTRIGTDSTLFHAINRGKESVSIDLKTPAGLASAKQLIAKADVVIQNFRPNVMERLGLGYQAVRQIKPDVIYASITGYGSDGDWADLPGQDLLAQARSGIMWLSGNAGAGPVPVGLPIADISTGANLAMGVLGALFRHARTGQGALVETSLLESLTDMQFELLTTYLNNAGNLPPRLQHGSAHRYLGAPYGVFETKQGYLALAMTRLDHLADALNVPQIAALATTDDASFANRDAIHTLVAQRLKTQNATDLETTLTQAGLWCAKVLTWDDMLANGSFQALNMLQSIHPAHMTASTPTQLVRAPFRMDGHRPAINAIGPTLDENGAHIRREFDVK
- a CDS encoding CaiB/BaiF CoA transferase family protein, translated to MPETASPLPLSGLRVLDFAQFLAGPVAALRLSDLGAEVIKIERPQGGDLCRSMVVNDQKLDGDSLVFHTFNRGKKSVAADLKQPADLEKIRSLIATADVMIHNFRPGVMDRIGLDYDTVHALNPRLVYGAVSGYGTTGPWRDKPGQDLLVQSLSGIAWLSGNANDGPVPTGFAMLDVATAGNLVQGILACLVRRGITGTGGLVEVDLLSSAIDVTFEQFTCFLNDNHTQPRRHEIGNANPYQPAPYGLYQASDGWFAFAMTPLTKVAQLLDAPEIGAFTQAEAFSRLDDIKAIIARICSQKPVQHWLDILEPAGVWCAPVLDWPAFVKTDGFTALDPLQTIRTPSGAEAQTTRCPILLDGQALRNDAPAPTLGADTAAVFNSLTPTRA
- a CDS encoding zinc-binding dehydrogenase gives rise to the protein MGIETKLTAAQAIQTAKQPESTRIADGHVRLKLAVASLCGTDLHYYSQFSNAGFLLQNPVTLGHEACAYVTDSNGSDLDVGQLVALNPIMNCQTCAPCLRGEENLCTAKKFPGSATTVPHLDGFFRDVIDHPARCCRPVAKHVDPRHLTFAEPMACALHSLNKGGVTKGQTVLVTGCGPMGLLAIAGAAARGAVVTATDLRQGAVDVARLAGAQQGLVIGEFDQADLHRQFDVVIEASGAIPAFNMALMAVRPKGRVSILSNIQLRDAQVNLNQIMLKEIEVFGSFQFNREFEEAVQLIEAGQVDFDVLTAQEFPLEQTGDALELMASGKAFGKIILLGGDV
- a CDS encoding extracellular solute-binding protein, with amino-acid sequence MAATLKGMTWDHPRGYDCVVAASQAYGAQTGVQIDWDKRSLQAFADAPIVELAETYDFIVLDHPHVGQIAETGALLPLPYEPGRGTSLGGSEESYIWKDRCWAYALDAACQMAVCRPDLATELPKTWDALTGADATRFRTLTPLLPVDAFDMMLTLVAGRGGADLPRSPDLFVTPDNGHYALGVLRALYNLGPDEQVDMNPIKVLETLSTGDEFACSPCLFGYVNYARAGFRDHRLSYFDLPICAGFDVPRAILGGAGIGVSAKTATPETSIAFAQWITSQSVQSGVYLANNGQPANRRTWIEQAKNPEVSLFFDNGFHTIDNAWTRPRDVWFLGFVDDVCAVMPDFFRRNIPIETFLNTLNALYRHHRKGTL